Below is a genomic region from Medicago truncatula cultivar Jemalong A17 chromosome 3, MtrunA17r5.0-ANR, whole genome shotgun sequence.
agtgaagTGTTTGGAATTCGAATCTCGatccatatatatatttatacaatgTCTTTATCATCTGAGATAAACTTACGGAGactttatgaaaatattttaatagttaTCAAAATGATGttgtgtttttcattttttaagtatAGAAGAAAAACGATAAAGATAATCATGTACAAACTTACTACtatcattaaataattaagatctcgcaaaaataaaaataatgaataaaatcataatcatgtacattATTTTCCACGTTCCATTTTATCCATCTCTAAGGAGGAGTCTTCTAGCCTTACAAATGATGGAGTTTGACTCTCTCTTTGAGAACTTTCACTCTCTTTCAACATGTAAAAAAATGCATGAGGAGCCCAACCTACACATTTAGATAAGACAATTGAAGTAAGAAAATCAACTATTTGATTGATAACTCTTTTTAAAAACTTATactattttcaaagaaaattcaataaatagttattaacaatttaaaaagaaaataaattgagcCGATAAGTTAACTTGTTAGGTAAAagtgtttcatatttttaaaacagaataaaaatagataaggttttattttataaaacggtttttaaaatttatttatttatgcctATATATAAGGTGGATACATGGTTTTGAGATGgatttttcaccttcaattatatccttcatttaaactattatacatacaattttattcttttacgtcattttttaaattgttaattaaaattcttaaatcccgttaaaatatgaacaaaacCGCTATTAtaagaatttaaaatattaattaaaaattagttctttttgatgaattaaattgaaaaattagttaaatccCATTAAAATATGAACATCACTACAACAGGAACAATATTTGAAACaattaaaatagcttattttaatcttatttttcaaatatttgatcATAGTATATGCTCAAAATGATACCACATTATGTATGCAATTAAATGTAATAGAAAAGCGGATGGACAGACATGTCAGTGTCCGTCTTTCCTCTAGATTATATAaagattttttagttttggacATTTATTGTTCATGTAAAGCAAATTTTCACTAAtatccaataaaaataattgacttTTTTAGTCATGCAGTCAATTTGAAAATAcccttttattaattatatgtgatattacaaaatattaaacTTTCATTTGAAGTTAGTGGCAAATTCATTTACACTGCTTAACTacccttaaaaatatattttaaaaatacatcaaaacAATTCACTTCCTTAACTACCATCTAACATATACTTGTgtatttcctcaaaaaaaaaaaaaaaattgtgaatatttgcttatttttctcTAGCTGTATTAGAGATTACTCATGTTGATATTAACAATAAAGAGTAGTCATAATTTGAATATTTGGTGATACTTTTCAttggagaaaagaaaaacatggtAAATAAGATACTAGTGAAGATAAATTAAACGATATAATGCCACCACCTTTACTAAtgtatttttcatcaatttttgtttacaATAATACGTACCATGAGCATAAGTTGGAAATGGAAAGAGTAGCAAATAACATGTTGAAGACACGGTAATTCCTAAAAAGCAACACATCAAATTAACGAgttaataaaactaaaattattatagagaaaaacaaagatTAAATGTAATGCATTATATATCATGAATCTAACTATGATGTTACAAGATAAATTAATTTAGTTACTGACCTATAAGACCTCCAGTAAATACATCAGTCCAATGATGCCAGTAATCATCTACTCGAGTAATTCCAACAAGGGCAGCAATAAGTAAAGGAAGCAAGACTATACTCAATTTACCAATATGGCCCCTACGATCAAACACTCTAACTTTTCCTGATAAATACCATGAAAGAAAACCAAGACCAGCAAAGGACCCTACATTTGGTTAAATCATTAATTAACCACCAATTTAAGGATTAAATCATTTCattacaataacaaaaaaaaaacttgcataAGAGATGTTATTTATTCTAGATATATTCAATATCTAGTACTCAGTCAACCTTCTAGATGGCCTTTTGTCATCAACTATCATCTAAATTTGGATTTCAGACTGTAATTTTTAACACATTTAATTAATACATGTAAATATGTTATTTGCAAATGTAGAAAATTCAATACTTTTCAGctacccaattttttttttatatgatatgatCCGCTACTTACATGATGTATGACCGCTCGGAAAGCTTTTGTATCCTTCTTTTATAACTGACTTAATCCCGGTACAAAGAACATCACCAGTTTCTTTGTCAAACACCTGATGAACCAATAAGAGTAAATATTCAACTTAGTTTATAAAATTATAGATTTAATCGATTTGATCCATAAAATTATTGAGATTGAGCATATTTAATTGCACTAGTCCTAAGATAATTTGTCTGTCTCCCGAGAAGTCACTAGGTTGAGAGTTTCTCTCTTCAATCTTGAGAAACTCGGTTTGAATATCGGCAAATAGAGTCGTAAGACAATTTCAGAGACTAAACTTACCAATTTTATAGACCATTTTAGAAAGACTAAGAGTAAGAACAAAAACATACCGGTATTTTATTGGGAAAACACCTTTGAAAAAAGTTTGGTCTTGGTCTACCAACAGCATCTTTAATGGAATCCGTGATAACTCCTGTTATTAAGCTTGCAAACAAGAGACCTAAgtatacaaaaccaaataagtGGTTTCAATGTGACACAAAGtctaaaacataaacaatataataatttggtaaaattgctcTTGCGGTTCcaatcctttatttttttccgatttaattatttatttttaaattgtcaaCGTCGttgtcctttaaaaaaaaaaaaaaaaaaaaaactaaaaacacataaatttcatcttcataaaaaaaaaaatccctaaattacaaaaatatttatctttttcattgtctctgatcttcatcttcataatatttgttattttaagcAAATGAAAACCCACAAGTGTGGCACCCCTTTGTTTCAATCCTCATACTCATTCACATGCCTAATCACAGagctttcttttcttcatttggtACCAACATTTGATTTCTACAAATCCTGTTTTTTTAGGTGGTaattggggttcgaaccccataccttacatatattatgcattgtcctaccaactgagttaaagcTCATGAGGACATCTACAAATCATTTGGTACCAATATTTAATTTTCCTACAACCCATAAACTAAACTCTTAaacccataattttttttagtaaacaaGTCTTCATCTCATACCAAATACAATACATCTATACATccagcctattttttttttttttggatatttccCACCTTAGTTTGCACTAATACCTTTTAATCCAACCACACAatactttcctttttttttttttttttttttttttatatatatattttccacCCTATTTAGAACACTTGAAAGAAATCAGCGAGAAGGAAAATGTCATAGCATAACCCCATTGAGATTGCTTGTTTAGATTGTGGGACAAATTGAGAGTTCATATGTGTCAATCTTACAATTTTGGTGTTTTACTATTGTCCACAAAGAATAAAATTTAGGTTATGTATGAGGATCTAAGTTTAGGTTATATAAATTTAGGTGTTTGtaagatttgaaaaaaaaaaatatgaatgacAAGAACGTTAAATGCTAACtgaaattaatataaaagaCTACAAGAGCAACTTTGCCTAATaagtttaataaaaacaataaaaaaattgaggataAGAAAATACCCAATGTTGCATGGTGTAAATCATAGATATCCCCTCGGACAAAGTAAAATGCAATAAAGATGAGAATTGGGATGAAAATTGACAAGATCTGTTTCaaggaataaaatttaataaaggtTGTTTCCTTAAATTATAAAGTACATATTCAAAATGACAATGAATTTAGCATAATCACTgtgattttatcaaaaattacaatttaaaaccttATCCAAATCAAGATGTCACCGTGAGTTTGCTAAATTTATTGTTAAGTCAAAAACATGATTATTGGAATCAAAATAAATACTTACTGGGACACCCCACATGGGTATAGTGTCTTGTTTAAATGGAAACATAAGATCTTGCATTATGTCCTTATTAACATAACGATGAAAAGGTTCTATCATATTCAATAATCCATCCATAACACCAAGGGCCAATATAATCAACCAATCACGCATATGAGCTAATGCCAACTTTGCTCCTGGTGATTGTGAAGCCATCTTTTCCAACTTTGGTTACCAAAAAAACTGTTATTTGATATTTCAGTACTAATATTTGTGCTATATGTTATAATCATTGAAGTATCAAATAGTGATAGACATATATTACAAATCTCATGTCGATGACTAGTGAAATTATTGTTATAGACTGTATAAATGCTAAATGTATATTTGGATTGATGGTAGGATTATCAAAATCACATCGAGTCACAATGATTTTGAAaacaactatattttttttgcatgtgTTTGAAAAGTATAAATCCACGACGTCATTGCACATTCAAAGTGAAGTTCTATTTTGTAGCTTTTAAATGTCACGGTAAATATGCATTATTCGGCTTTGAAAATGACATTGTTAACACTGATTCAAACACGTTATTTGTAGattcaacaaaataacattGTCATCATGATTTTTCAAAACTCATCGCTCATCCAAAATACACTTAATTGTTAAGAGACATGATGAGGTATTACTCAGAGACTGTATGATAAACAAATTCCTCCTATGACATATCATGTAAACATTGATGGCATtgagaataaaaaattattggtcACTATATACATATGatcatagaaaataattaaaacaataaaataaattgaaaggtATTGATAAATTAGTTAAGAGATACATACCTTAATGATAAAAACAAACCTTTAAACACAAAGCTTAGGCAGAAATATATGGAAAATTCGTTCTGCAAACTGCACGACCAATGTCCAGAGGAAAGATGTGATAGAACTTCACATAATGAAATAGTCTGATGAATGATTTGAGAAATAATTGCATCTTATAAtctaaaattagaataaagtgtTTATTACTAATCTCAATTAGTAtgcatttaaaatttatgtttcaGTTTATAGAATCTAAATGAGGGTGAAATTGAAAATTCgaagaaaaatttaatatatcacCCAAATATTTTCTGCGTTGGACTAGTTCATACCACACATTAAATGCATCCTTCCAATTCAAACACCACCTGCTCACTCACCAATCCATGGACAAAAAACCTAAACAAGTCACTAGCCTccaatatattttgaattaaagTGCTTGGATAAACATGttttattcaacaataatgCGGTGTAAGTAATAATGATATTAAAGTAACGCAAAAAAACTTAATAATGATAGAGCAATATTATATAtcaaaaaagattttataaaaaaaaattcaagaatgacatggcagaataaccatttttagattttattaaaaaatagtccTTAAATTAATGtggtggtgggtgttatgtatttttttatgaaaggttaataaatgagactgaaatctaagggtgattattgtgccatgttattcttgaatctttcttaataaaatcattattgatatctaacattttccataatgatatataaacaataaaagagTCTTGCTAACCCGggacaatggttaaggaatctacaaataaatgttttgtctcagaaatataaaatgttatttttaatcaagtaataattacataactttttttatgaaaacttacttgttttggaTGCTTAACCAACGCAACAAGGACACTCGTTAGCATTCTCTATGATAAAAATATCTTCATTGTAGATCCATTTCGACGAGCTCATTATTAaggtaaaaataataaacaaggGTACATTTTTGTCAtgactaaaaaattaatttttgagatTATAGTTTTCCTAAAATTCCTATTAATGGAACATTATTTTCGCAATTGTATTTGGTTGGTAAAttcttgaaaattttaaaaatctatttttaaacaatttctgtattttctaaaaaattgaataggctacttttaagacaatttttatatgtatcgtaatttatttttttgtgatctATGTACCGTAATTCTTTAACacgcatttatttttttgaaagaatgtgCCTTTGAAACATGATATTCCTAACTAAATTTGTTAATGTTAAATTGCTAACCTCGTTTTCCCATGAAAATTTTATGGTAAACCCTTAATCttatacaaaaattaattacattaataaattcaaatacacttgaaacaacattttcaaaaagTACAACACTTAAAACACCAACAAAAGTACCACAAAAACAACCAAACATTTTACAGTTTCCTAAAAAGAACCCCAAACTCACTTCAACAATGTCCACTGTTTCTTCCTTCATCACATTCACCTTCTTTTTCTTCACCATTTTCAACATAGCTTCTATCTCTGAAGCTATAGGTGTGAACTGGGGAACCATGGCTTCACACCCACTACCACCCATAAAAGTAGTGAAGCTTTTGAAgtccaacaacatcaacaaagtGAAACTGTTTGATGCAAAACCTGATGTTCTTCAAGCACTTTCTGGGTCTAACATTGGTGTCACTGTTGGTATTCCTAATGCTTTTCTCAAAAGCTTGAATTCTTCTAGAAAAGTTGCTGATACTTGGGTTCATGATAATGTTACTCGCTATGTTTCTAATGGTGCTAAAATTGAGTATGTCCTCTTTTAATtgtatattttctcattttatattatttatttaatttttaatacattgttggttattttttattttaactcaTATTTGTCGTTATGTTCTTTGGTAATAACGTAAAGACTTAGTATAGAGTGAAACAAGAATTAGTCACTCAATGAGGAAGTTTTATATAGATTATAGAATAAATAATGTCACAGGTGTCAAAACCTATTAAGCACAGACACATACACGAACACCAGACTAACACACGTTGATGTCgtcaacaataataatttaggaaaatgaattaataaatGTAACTACATGTGCGGGAAGCCGACACATGTCAGATAACAACAACAGACACACTTTTGATCAGAAGTGTCGTGCTAGATGCCAAAACCCACAATTATAGAACAAACAATGCCATAGGTGTCAACTGAATGGGGTTGTGTTATTAATAGTTAAGTTAGGGAAGAGATGTATGTAGCAGAGTTGGAATGTGTCAAAGATAAAATGTAGCTAATGTGATAATTAAGGGATAAAAGAACTAAAATTAGCTAAGCCAATATTCATTGCAAATGAAAGAAGTGAATCAAATGCAGAATTTTGTTAGAAACCAGTATCAAAATACAACTTAAATGTAGAATCTGACTTTTATTTATAGTAGAATACGTTTACAACAGAAACAGATTTACACTAACTATAGAGAATGCACAATTCACAGGTAAACTAAAGAAAGAAATTGTACACTATTACAAGACAAATCCTATCCGAGAAATTTGAGAGTCTTGGTCTCTCCCTCCgaaaatcattaaaaaactaCGCTATAATCACCTTTTCCTTTCATTTCTCTATTTATACTTGACATTAAACAACATACATAACTGCCTATAACTGCCATAATAAGAAGTCTAACAAAGTTATGATTTATAGCATCCAACAAATGTAAGAGGACTGCATTTGTTAGAATAGAATGCTTGCAATTGCATTTCAGTGTTGAAGCGGCTGCACGATGTAAAATCTATAGTtggaatttgattttaaaacaaatcatTCTTTTTTCTAACTTGTATGAGCTGATAAAATTGGAAATCAAATCAGTTATGATGAATTAATCACCTCAGTGAAGGGGTAAGATGGCACTCATATTATGATGATAAATTTTCTGCAAACAAGGGATTCTCTTCAGGGATTTGGCGTCTTCCAGCCTGTAAAATAACTACAATTTTTAACACAATATTCTttcaaatgcaataaaaaaagaaacttgataaaaaaatagttgCAGAAGCAGAAAATTATGAACTAAAGTGTGATAGTTCTATAGAAGTTTCATCTCATAAAGTAGAGAAATTTAACTTTATTGCTTAAATATTGAGAATGCCCCTTGTTTTCAACACCGAACATTAAGAACTATTTATGGGTTTTGCATGATTTAAAACACCAACTAATCCCTTCATCCCCATCTTTCTTCTAAAGAGAAAAAGTTTatccaaaatattaaaataagatCCAAAGTGACTACAATTAGCAGCTTGAGTTGGCATGACAGCATGGACATCATGAATCATGATAAGACGCATCACTGTTAGATAGCATGCTACTAGGATTGCTATGTTGTAGGCTCTTAGTATTCTATGTTTGCATTCAAAATGTGTCGTAACTCCCAAGTCCTAAGATGCTAGATTGCCAAAGAAATTATCAGCTGACATATTCAGGATCTGTTTGGTTTGAGAAAATAAGGAAGGAAATAATATGACAATAAAAGCTAATCATGAAACAGGACAGTTATACAAAATCAAATCCCTATGATTAAGACTACAGAAGGTGTGTGTTgtttttcaataacaaaaatgaaTCGATGACTGTTCATGAAAGAAGCAATAACTGGAGGTAGTGTTATGGAAGAGTAGATTAGTGATACTGGTGTACATGATTTGTTGATAAGATGATGTTTCTCCTTGGCATAAGGATATGGCCGATGCTGAAGGGAGAAGAACGAAAGCATGTTCTTTCATTGAACCGGGGATCCCACGATTGGTTTGATGTGGAGAAGTTGCTGTAACTAACAGTAGGCTTCTGTAGATCTACCTTTAATTCTATCGAAGGAATTATTTAGAGATGTACCTTTTGTGCAAGACGCTTGTAGGGTGACTTGTTGCAATTTACTGaataaaagtttctttttgcTTGTTCGAAAAAAGCTGTATGGTTTCTCTCTGCACGGGTATAAGAGAGTTTTCAATAGCTAAATAGcttaattcaaataaaaataaatagctGCAGAATTACATAATCTGCACCTGGAGTATTAGAGACCATGTATCAAGAACAAAAGAACCTAATGCCACTTTTCTTGAGTGCGCTTTTTGCATCAAGTCTGTGTCTCTTTTCTGTATTAGATTAGCTTTATTGGTTGTTACTTTCAGCCGTGTTGCAACTTCATTTTCACTTTCTAAGTGGAGTTGGGTGAGgtatttcaacaacaaaatttgtCAAAACTCTTTTCTTAGTTCATATAAAGAGATAATGACATGAGGGGTTTCTAAGATATGTTCAactaaatttgcttatattttgaatataCGTATTTTAGATGGAAACTTTAACTaggtcatttttctttttaagagtTGATTTTTTAACAGAATTAATGTTACTGTTTTCTCAGTGGTGTATGCTAGGACCATGAAATGCTAGATCAGTTAAATTCACTAGCCATAGAGCATCAAATAAGTATGCTTTCTCGAAGGTTTAATCAGCTAAAATTTGAACAAGtaattgaaacttttgaaaaatttactCCTAGTTCAAAAAAGATAGATATGTATTTCTGAAGTATGACTCACTTTACATATATGGTTCTAAATTTAACTTATATGCAGATATGTTGCTGTTGGTGATGAACCATTTCTTAAAAGTTATGGCGAACAATTTCATCCCTTCACGGTTGGTGCTGCTATGAACATTCAAGCTGCtttaaaaaaagcaaaattggACAACAAAATGAAAGTTGTTGTTCCATGCAGCTTTGATAGTTTTGAGTCAGGATCCAACTCGTCCACCGAAGTGCATTTCAGGTCTGACATCAACAAAACCATGATCGAGCTACTCACATTTCTCGACAAGCACGAATCACCTTTCTTTGTGACCATTTCTCCATTTCTAACCTTCCTTCAGACCAAAAACATTTCACTTGATTTTTCACTCTTCAAAGAAACTGCACACCCTCATAAACTTGGCCACAAAACATACAAAAACAGCTTTGATATGAGCTACGATACAGTGATCACTGTTTTATCAAAAGTAGGATTTCCTAATATGGAAATTGTTGTTTCAAAGATTGGTTGGCCGACCGATGGAGCTGCCAACGCAACCTCGTACCTAGCCGAAACCTTCATGAAAGGCCTAATGAACCACCTTCATAGCAACTTGGGAACACCACATCGGCCACCACATGAAACATACATATATAGCCTTCTCGACGAGGATCAAAGGAGCATTACTGCTGGAGATTTCGAAAGGCATTGGGGTTTATTCACCTTTGATGGCCAATCAAAATACCACGTAGATCTTGGCCAGGGTTCAAAGAGCCTAGTGAATGCTCAAAATGTTGAGTATCTTTCTTCCAAGTGGTGTGTTGTGAACAACAATGAAGACTTGTCTAATGCAACTGCAAAAGCTTTAGAAGCTTGCGCAAATGCTGATTGCACTGCACTATCTTCTGGTGGATCTTGCTTTAACATCACATGGCCTAGTAATATATCATATGCTTTTAATAGTTATTATCAGGAGCATGATCAGAAAGCTGAAAGTTGCGACTTTGGGGGCTTGGATTAATCACAACTGTTGATCCGTCAGATGATCGTTGCAGGTTTCCGATTGAGATTCACACTTCTAATGTAGAACTTTACAGGGTGTGTAGTTTTCAGTGGTTGATTTTACTAGTAACAATCCTCTTGGCATCTTTGGAGGTTTGACTTAAGTAAATTTTAGGATCATTTTTGCAGATAATTTACTGCATTAATTTTGTTGTAGATGTGTATTAGTGAATTAAAATGGTTAGGTCTTCCTAGAGttaatttatttgtgaaattaaaGTATTAGGGCTATCACTTTGGTTTGCCTGTTTCATGGTTATTAACTGCATGTGATTGAACATGAGACTACGATTTCCTGAAATTGAGATGTACTAGTTCTTAAAGAAGGCTCTGTTGATTGTTAAATTATGATCAATTATAGTGTATCTTTTTGTTAGATTAGTAGTAGTTCGAACACTATAAAAACACCACCATACTTAACGCTTAAGAAACCCACAACCAGGGCCGTCTCCGATAATTTGGAGGCCCCGCTGTAATCTTGACGATTTTAACTTAAAaagtattgaaaataaaaattcaacacCACTTAGAGCACAAACATCTACGTTCTAGTTAAATATATGAGCAATggttcaaaatcaaacatgacTTTTAGCCACAAACAAATAGACATTTATATACGGACAATGTATAGTTGACAGTAAAATAGTTGAATTCTAAACTTCTACGACCCTCTGCCAAGGGCCTTGATGCACTTGCATAGGACCGGCCCTCACCACAACTGAGAGGATATAGTTTCTTTCTCTGCACAtagagaaaagggaaaaaacaaaaattgagaaatcATACTTAATCCTGCTAAGACGGgcactaactttttttttttttcctttagctTAAACGAATTATCTTCCGCAAGCGCAATTAACTAATCTTTCGAGCATTGTGGGACCCAAACAAGCGGCAAACTCTCCGCAAGAGTGTTTTAACGCTACTGTATGCCAATGCTGAATTTAATCCCAACTCAGGCAATTGATTTGAAAAGTGGAGTAGATCAAGATTTTGCAGATAAATACTTGTTCAAAAAAGAGTTGCAGATCAATAAATTT
It encodes:
- the LOC11408368 gene encoding LOW QUALITY PROTEIN: glucan endo-1,3-beta-glucosidase 9 (The sequence of the model RefSeq protein was modified relative to this genomic sequence to represent the inferred CDS: inserted 1 base in 1 codon), which gives rise to MSTVSSFITFTFFFFTIFNIASISEAIGVNWGTMASHPLPPIKVVKLLKSNNINKVKLFDAKPDVLQALSGSNIGVTVGIPNAFLKSLNSSRKVADTWVHDNVTRYVSNGAKIEYVAVGDEPFLKSYGEQFHPFTVGAAMNIQAALKKAKLDNKMKVVVPCSFDSFESGSNSSTEVHFRSDINKTMIELLTFLDKHESPFFVTISPFLTFLQTKNISLDFSLFKETAHPHKLGHKTYKNSFDMSYDTVITVLSKVGFPNMEIVVSKIGWPTDGAANATSYLAETFMKGLMNHLHSNLGTPHRPPHETYIYSLLDEDQRSITAGDFERHWGLFTFDGQSKYHVDLGQGSKSLVNAQNVEYLSSKWCVVNNNEDLSNATAKALEACANADCTALSSGGSCFNITWPSNISYAFNSYYQEHDQKAESCDFGGXGLITTVDPSDDRCRFPIEIHTSNVELYRVCSFQWLILLVTILLASLEV
- the LOC11407216 gene encoding probable lipid phosphate phosphatase 4, whose amino-acid sequence is MASQSPGAKLALAHMRDWLIILALGVMDGLLNMIEPFHRYVNKDIMQDLMFPFKQDTIPMWGVPILSIFIPILIFIAFYFVRGDIYDLHHATLGLLFASLITGVITDSIKDAVGRPRPNFFQRCFPNKIPVFDKETGDVLCTGIKSVIKEGYKSFPSGHTSWSFAGLGFLSWYLSGKVRVFDRRGHIGKLSIVLLPLLIAALVGITRVDDYWHHWTDVFTGGLIGITVSSTCYLLLFPFPTYAHGWAPHAFFYMLKESESSQRESQTPSFVRLEDSSLEMDKMERGK